The following proteins are co-located in the Paludibaculum fermentans genome:
- a CDS encoding segregation and condensation protein A — protein sequence MSSPLNIHLEHYDGPLDLLLDLIRRQQINIYDIPIAQITQQYLDYVQKAVALDIELSADFVYMAATLIHIKSKMLLPRDPELDKIDPQEDPRKELVDRLLEYERFRSAAAMLQEKRMIEEAIWSNPQIQNFVNEDEGPGLAVTLFDLVKTFEQVLERAKHRPLYEVNKEEVSVPDMILFLKNSLRALPSGKTMALVPLFEQQRSRRAMICLFLAVLEMVKQQAIKLTQSESFGEIHVKRDTGFDEMQVTEESILRIEEEYKS from the coding sequence GTGTCTTCCCCGCTCAACATACATCTGGAGCACTACGACGGGCCCCTGGACCTGCTGCTGGACCTCATCCGCAGGCAGCAGATCAACATCTACGACATCCCCATCGCGCAGATTACACAGCAGTATCTCGACTACGTCCAGAAGGCCGTGGCCCTCGACATCGAGCTCAGCGCCGACTTCGTCTACATGGCCGCCACGCTCATCCACATCAAGTCGAAGATGCTCCTGCCGCGGGATCCGGAACTGGACAAGATCGACCCGCAGGAAGACCCCCGCAAGGAACTGGTCGACCGCCTGCTGGAGTACGAGCGCTTCCGCTCCGCCGCCGCTATGTTGCAGGAAAAGCGCATGATCGAGGAGGCCATCTGGTCGAATCCGCAGATTCAGAACTTCGTCAACGAGGACGAAGGCCCGGGCCTGGCGGTCACCCTGTTCGACCTGGTGAAGACCTTCGAGCAGGTGCTGGAGCGGGCCAAGCACCGGCCGCTTTATGAAGTAAACAAAGAGGAAGTGTCGGTGCCCGACATGATCCTCTTCCTCAAGAACAGCTTGCGCGCCCTGCCTTCCGGCAAGACCATGGCGCTGGTGCCGCTATTTGAGCAGCAACGCTCGCGCCGCGCTATGATCTGTCTGTTCCTGGCCGTGCTGGAGATGGTGAAGCAGCAGGCCATCAAGCTCACGCAATCTGAGAGCTTTGGCGAGATTCACGTCAAGCGCGACACGGGCTTCGATGAGATGCAGGTGACGGAAGAGTCGATCCTGCGCATCGAGGAAGAGTACAAGAGTTAA
- a CDS encoding DUF669 domain-containing protein, giving the protein MNPRSNPDSRPVDLRQFDSAFGRPEKQEPAARTSYEEVPDGFYEARVEDATLSRTHTTGNPMMVWRLRILGPTCQGRCVTKMRVITQKTLPFLKGDLERLGLHLTRLSEVQERMDEMIDREIRIQKKTDPARKWADINFVRERKNPGSEPADSESAWHAGIDDDIPF; this is encoded by the coding sequence GTGAACCCAAGATCCAATCCAGACTCCAGGCCAGTTGACCTGCGGCAGTTTGACTCCGCTTTCGGACGTCCCGAGAAACAGGAACCCGCCGCCCGGACCAGTTACGAGGAAGTGCCCGACGGCTTCTATGAGGCACGGGTGGAAGATGCCACCCTCAGCCGCACACACACAACAGGCAATCCCATGATGGTGTGGCGCCTGCGCATCCTGGGCCCAACCTGCCAGGGGCGCTGCGTCACCAAGATGCGAGTGATCACGCAGAAGACGCTGCCGTTCCTGAAGGGGGACCTGGAGCGGTTGGGCCTGCACCTGACCCGGCTCTCTGAGGTGCAGGAACGCATGGACGAGATGATCGATCGCGAGATCCGGATCCAGAAGAAGACAGACCCGGCCCGAAAGTGGGCCGACATCAACTTCGTCCGCGAACGCAAGAACCCCGGCAGTGAACCGGCCGACTCGGAGTCAGCCTGGCATGCCGGGATCGACGACGACATTCCGTTCTAA
- the scpB gene encoding SMC-Scp complex subunit ScpB: protein MEEKDLPSAELAEQQQEPAQQPEPEPEVQPEPAEPEEVAAEIQPGDEFEPVAQSDDDQPVPESFSAEQLLGDQQQPQPVSDSQAAELKAVLEAIVYVLNEPMPAVQIAAALDRPLEEVEPVLRLLAEETSRAERGIFIREVAGGYQMATKPEHHEVLRSFVKNLKQPLKLSQAALETLAVIAYKQPITMPEILEIRGVQGGGVIKTLLDRKIITTAGRKNVIGKPILYKTTKEFLTQFGLKDLNELPSLKEFEDIRRQSLADEEIGSPDQPRLPEQPEELEASPVEPGPPEGEKPAGDEEAPQTDNG, encoded by the coding sequence ATGGAAGAGAAAGACCTCCCCTCCGCCGAGTTGGCGGAACAGCAGCAGGAGCCTGCACAACAACCCGAACCGGAACCCGAGGTTCAGCCCGAACCTGCTGAACCGGAAGAGGTTGCGGCCGAGATCCAGCCGGGCGACGAGTTTGAGCCCGTCGCGCAGTCGGACGACGACCAGCCGGTGCCGGAGAGCTTTTCGGCTGAACAACTTCTGGGCGACCAGCAGCAGCCCCAGCCCGTCTCCGACAGCCAGGCGGCCGAGCTCAAGGCCGTGCTCGAAGCGATCGTTTACGTCCTGAATGAGCCCATGCCGGCCGTCCAGATTGCCGCCGCGCTCGACCGTCCGCTCGAGGAAGTCGAGCCGGTGCTTAGACTTCTGGCCGAAGAGACGAGCCGCGCCGAACGCGGCATCTTTATCCGCGAAGTGGCCGGCGGCTACCAGATGGCCACCAAGCCGGAGCACCACGAAGTTCTTCGTAGCTTCGTCAAGAACCTGAAGCAGCCCCTGAAGCTCTCCCAGGCCGCCCTGGAAACCCTGGCCGTCATCGCCTACAAACAGCCCATCACGATGCCCGAGATCCTCGAGATCCGCGGCGTGCAGGGCGGCGGTGTCATCAAAACGCTGCTCGATCGCAAGATCATCACCACGGCCGGCCGCAAGAACGTCATCGGCAAACCGATCCTGTACAAGACCACGAAAGAGTTCCTCACCCAGTTCGGACTCAAGGATTTGAATGAGTTACCGAGCTTGAAGGAATTCGAAGACATCCGCCGCCAGTCGTTGGCGGACGAAGAGATTGGCAGCCCGGACCAGCCGCGGCTGCCCGAACAGCCGGAAGAACTGGAGGCGTCTCCGGTCGAACCAGGGCCTCCCGAGGGCGAAAAGCCCGCAGGCGACGAAGAGGCGCCTCAGACAGACAATGGCTGA
- a CDS encoding pseudouridine synthase encodes MAEERLQKILAQAGIASRRKAEQIIVEGRVTVNGKTITELGSKADLEKDHVKVDGTLLRKPKHDVYIALNKPREVVTTLSDPEGRRTVKHLLKGVKERVFPVGRLDYLSEGLLLLTTDGEFANKLTSPASHVEKIYLVKTNGILSAEQEEQFRNGIPIHGRRTAPAKLKMIKHNVNPWYEVRLTEGRQNQIRIMFKSLGRLVEKLKRVQIGFLKLGSVKVGEFRHLDHDEVERFRKVLHLND; translated from the coding sequence ATGGCTGAAGAACGTCTTCAAAAGATTCTGGCGCAGGCAGGGATTGCCAGCCGCCGCAAAGCCGAGCAGATTATCGTCGAAGGCCGGGTCACGGTTAACGGCAAGACAATCACGGAGTTAGGCTCCAAAGCCGACCTCGAAAAGGACCATGTCAAGGTCGATGGAACGCTGCTGCGCAAGCCGAAGCACGACGTCTACATCGCCCTGAATAAGCCGCGCGAAGTGGTGACTACGCTGAGCGATCCGGAAGGCCGACGCACCGTCAAGCACCTGCTAAAGGGTGTCAAGGAAAGGGTTTTCCCGGTTGGGCGGCTCGACTACCTGAGCGAAGGCCTGCTGCTGCTGACCACGGACGGCGAGTTCGCCAACAAGCTGACCTCGCCCGCGAGCCACGTCGAGAAGATCTATCTGGTGAAAACAAACGGGATCCTCTCAGCAGAGCAGGAAGAGCAGTTCCGCAACGGCATCCCGATTCATGGGCGCCGTACAGCCCCGGCCAAGCTCAAGATGATCAAGCACAACGTGAACCCCTGGTACGAGGTGCGGCTCACCGAGGGCCGGCAGAACCAGATCCGTATCATGTTCAAGAGCTTAGGGCGCCTGGTCGAGAAACTGAAGCGTGTCCAGATCGGCTTCCTGAAGCTGGGCTCAGTCAAGGTGGGCGAGTTCCGGCACCTCGATCACGATGAGGTGGAGCGTTTCCGCAAGGTCCTGCATCTCAACGACTGA
- a CDS encoding CoA-binding protein produces the protein MPPELEILKTCKTIAVVGLSSNKFRPSYEVAAYMQKAGYRIIPINPNETEVLGEKAYPILDEIQEVVDLVNLFRRPEAVPEAVDAAIRIGAKAVWMQLDVIHEEAAQKARDAGLLVVQDRCLLIEHRRFRTELAS, from the coding sequence TTGCCACCCGAACTCGAAATCCTCAAGACCTGTAAGACGATCGCCGTAGTCGGATTATCGTCGAACAAATTCCGTCCGAGCTACGAAGTCGCGGCCTACATGCAGAAGGCCGGGTATCGGATTATTCCTATCAATCCGAACGAGACGGAAGTCCTCGGCGAGAAGGCCTACCCGATACTTGACGAAATCCAGGAAGTAGTTGACTTAGTCAACCTTTTTCGGCGTCCAGAAGCCGTGCCGGAAGCCGTCGATGCCGCCATCCGTATCGGCGCGAAGGCCGTCTGGATGCAACTCGACGTGATCCACGAGGAAGCGGCCCAAAAAGCGAGGGACGCCGGGCTCCTGGTCGTACAGGATCGATGTCTCCTGATTGAGCACCGCCGATTCCGGACCGAACTGGCCAGTTAG